Proteins from one Panicum virgatum strain AP13 chromosome 7K, P.virgatum_v5, whole genome shotgun sequence genomic window:
- the LOC120641735 gene encoding oxygen-dependent coproporphyrinogen-III oxidase, chloroplastic-like, whose product MASSLLSTPSRTLAPAPAPAGLRRRAPAQVHLPRGCPAPRRSRALRVRASVAIEKETPESEPPPTFLREDGRGAGSGSVRERFEAMIRRVQGEVCAALEEADGSGARFVEDVWSRPGGGGGISRVLEDGRIFEKAGVNVSVVYGVMPPDAYRAAKGEAGKNGAAEAQKAGPVPFFAAGISSVLHPKNPFAPTLHFNYRYFETDAPKDAPGAPRQWWFGGGTDLTPSYIIEEDVKHFHSVQKQACDKFDPSFHPRFKKWCDDYFYIKHRNERRGLGGIFFDDLNDYDQEMLLNFATECADSVLPAYVPIIERRKDTPFTEEHKAWQQLRRGRYVEFNLVYDRGTTFGLKTGGRIESILVSLPLTARWQYDHKPEEGTEEWKLLDACINPKDWI is encoded by the exons ATGGCGTCGTCCCTCCTCTCCACCCCGTCCCGAACCCTAGCGCCCGCCCCGGCCCCCGCGGGGCTCCGCCGGAGGGCGCCGGCCCAGGTGCACCTCCCGCGCGGGTGCCCCGCCCCCCGCCGGAGCCGCGCGCTCCGCGTGCGCGCGTCGGTGGCGATCGAGAAGGAGACGCCCGAGAGCGAGCCGCCCCCGACGTTCCTGCGCGAggacggccgcggcgcggggTCCGGGTCCGTGCGGGAGCGGTTCGAGGCCATGATCCGGAGGGTGCAGGGGGAGGTCTGCGCCGCGCTGGAGGAGGccgacggcagcggcgcgcggttCGTCGAGGACGTGTGGTCGCgtcccggcggcgggggcggcatcAGCCGGGTGCTCGAGGACGGCCGCATCTTCGAGAAGGCCGGGGTCAATGTGTCCGTCGTGTACGGGGTCATGCCGCCGGATGCGTACCGCGCGGCCAAGGGGGAGGCCGGGAAGAATGGCGCCGCGGAGGCGCAGAAGGCTGGCCCCGTGCCCTTCTTCGCCGCGGGGATTAGCTCG GTGCTCCATCCCAAGAATCCATTTGCTCCTACATTGCATTTTAACTACCGTTACTTTGAGACAGATGCACCAAAAG ACGCTCCTGGTGCACCAAGACAATGGTGGTTTGGGGGTGGTACTGACTTGACTCCTTCATACATTATTGAAGAGGACGTGAAGCATTTCCATTCT GTTCAAAAACAAGCATGCGATAAATTTGATCCAAGTTTTCACCCAAGATTCAAAAAGTGGTGTGATGATTATTTCTATATTAAG CACCGTAATGAGAGACGCGGGCTTGGTGGAATATTTTTTGATGATCTTAATGATTATGATCAAGAAATGCTTCTCAACTTTGCCACAG AATGTGCGGACTCTGTACTTCCTGCATACGTACCAATCATAGAGCGGCGTAAGGACACTCCATTCACCGAGGAGCACAAGGCATGGCAGCAACTGCGGAGAGGTCGTTATGTGGAGTTCAACCTT GTTTATGATCGTGGTACAACATTCGGCCTAAAGACTGGAGGAAGGATTGAGAGCATACTCGTGTCTCTTCCACTTACAGCACGATGGCAGTATGATCAT AAACCAGAAGAAGGGACTGAAGAATGGAAACTCCTGGACGCGTGCATAAACCCAAAGGATTGGATCTGA